Below is a genomic region from Rhodohalobacter sp. 614A.
CCGAGGGGATTGTAACACTGGACGATATTCTCGAAGAAATTGTGGGAGATATCGGAGATGAATATGATGAGGAAGAGGAGAAACTCTACACCAAGTTCAAAAATGGAATTTACATTTTTGATGCAAAAATAGACCTCGATGATCTTGACGAGATTCTCGGAACTACGATTTCTTCAGCGGGTGATGAGTTTGAAACCCTGGGTGGGCTCGTATACCATTTAACTGAGCGAATTCCCAATGTGGGCGAACGTGTTAATTACAAGAATCTTGAGCTTACGGTTCACTCGGTGAAAAATAATCGTGTAAGAAAACTGAGAGTGAAACCACCTGCATCTGTTACAAATCCGGAAAATTAAACGACGTAATTCTTATTTGTGATTAAGAAAAATAGTCTCAAAATCTGTTCTGACGTAGATCTCTCTTCTTATAACACACTCGGGGTTTCTGCTGTAGCATCTGTTTTTGTAGAGATCACTTCGCGGGATGACCTTTTAGTTTTAGCTGACCAGGATTTTTTTAAACATCATCAACCGTTTATTCTAGGAGGCGGCAGTAATGTTCTCTTTCTTGATGATCCTTCCAAAGCCATCATCAAGATGTCTGTTAAGGGAAAAGATATTGTGGATGAGGATGCTCAATATGTGAAAGCTCAGATTGGTGCAGGCGAAAACTGGCACGAATTTGTATCCTGGGTTGTGGAGAATAACTTTGGAGGTGTTGAGAATCTTGCCTTAATTCCGGGCACTGTTGGGGCGGCGCCCATCCAGAATATTGGTGCTTATGGAGTAGAATTAGAACAAGTGTTTGATTCCCTGGAACTCTTTGATATGCAGACGGGTACGTTCAAAACCTTTTATAAGAAAGATTGTGATTTCGGGTATCGCGACAGCATTTTTAAGAATGAGCTGAGAGGACAAGTAATTGTAACGAATGTTACACTCAGGCTCTCAAAATTGAATCATATAATTCATGATAGTTATGGTTCACTTCAATCTTATCTTCAGGAGAAAAGTATTCAAAATCCGGGGATAAAAGACGTTTACCAAGCGGTTATTGATATTCGAAGATCAAAACTTCCCGATCCAAAGGATATTGGAAATGCCGGAAGCTTTTTCAAAAATCCTGTTGTAAGCAAAGAAATATTTGAGGATTTACAATCTCGATTTGAAGACATGCCTTTCTATGAAGTAAGTGAAAATGAGATAAAAATCCCGGCCGGGTGGTTGATTGAAAAAACGGGGTGGAGAGGTAAACAAATCGGCCATGTTGGAACCTATCAAAATCAGGCGCTTGTGATTGTAAATCATGGGAATGCAAGCGGATCTGATATCTTTCATTTTTCAAAACAGGTTCAAAAATCTGTGAAAGAAACTTTTGGAATTGAACTGGTACCTGAAGTGAATATCGTGGAGTAACTATGGCCGGGAAAGATACCATTTTAATAAATGACGATCTTTTTCAACAGACGATATCCTGTCCCCTCAAATTTACTCATATCACGAAGAGCCAGAAAGCGAGAAGACAGTCCGGCATGTTGTTTCGACAGCGAAACAAATTGCATATTCGCGATGCGATTGCTCATCAGTTTGAGAATTGCAGGTATACTTCCAGCCCGACTCAACAGGCACATGAAGAAACAGCAAATTGGTTAAAGCAGGATTCCGTAGCTATTTGCGGCGCAGTTGTTAACAAGGGAAATCTCCTGACAAGAATTCCAATTTTAATCAAAGAGAATAATCACCTTACAATTATCCAGGTTCACGGGAAACTTCGGAAACGATCTGAAGGCGATGAAATTTCTCCAACGATAAATAAGCGAAGCATTCTGCGCTATTTATTGAAAGCGGCATATCGTATGGAAGTTCTCAAGAGAGTTTTTCCTGAAAGTGATGTAAAAGTTGACTTTTACTTTCCAAACAAACACTTCAAATCATCGTTGGATCATCTTCATTTATTTTTAAGCGAGGAATTTGAAAACGATGACGATATCCGGTACGAATTCAAAGAATTGTTTTCGAAAGTGAAAGCAACGGATGCAGTTGTAAAAATAAATGAGAAGATACCTGAATCTATTGCTCACCAAAGCTTTGCCGATTTGAGTGTTGCAAAAGCTATTGAGCAAATGATGAATTTAAATCAGGATCAGTCTGAAAAGACTGAGATCAATAGACATACGGGGTGTAAGTATTGTGAATTCCGGTTGCCGGAGATGGAAAAAAAGGATGGCTGTTGGAACAAGTTTTTCTTCACAAAAGAGCTCCATCATCCGGAAAAACATGTGTTTGAATTGATTGGACACGGCAATAGCAGCGAAACGGATCATGGCACTTTTTACCAGGAAGAGGCAGAACTTTCCAGAGGATTCACGTCTTTTGAAGACACTCAAAAATATGGCGGATCAAACATTACCATTCTGCAGCGGCGAAATCTCCAAATTTTACAGGCCAGGGATGAATCCGTGCCCTCACTTTGGATGAAGCCGGGAGTTAAATCCCTGGAAAAATTGGAGTATCCGTTACATTTTCTGGATTTTGAAGCGGCAACCTACGCCATCCCGCTGAGGGGCGAAAATCGTCCATATACCCCAATCTTCTTCCAGTTTTCCTGTCACACATTAAAAGAAAATGGTACGCTTGTTCACACCGAATGGCTCGATCAGCAGGAGGAGGAAACTTATCCTCATGTGGAGTTTGTAAATCAACTCGGAAAAATTCCTGACATTTTTGAGGGAACAATTATGCAGTATTCGCCCTTTGAAAAACAGGGAGTTAACCGATTGATTGGTGATTTAAAAAGAGAACCGAATCAATTTCAAACTCAAATTGAAATTCTTGAAAAAATCAGGAAATCTGAATTTCCGGGTTATGAAAATCGTTTTTTTGATATAAGCAGAATCATTAGTGATTTCTACTTCAATAAATTTTTTAATGATGGATTGGGGTTAAAACAGGTGTTGTCGAGTATTTTACTTTGGGAAAAAACATTCGGTAACATGGATTTACCCCAAATAAGAATTGATGATAGTGTGATCGATATGAAGGCTTCGTTCAGCAACGGAGGAATTCCTGATCCATATAAACAAATACAGAATTCTGATTTTTTAATTGCTGATGGAGCCGCTGCAATGAATGCCTGGCTCTCTTTCAAAAACGGTTTATTGAGCGGGGAGGAAGAACTTCAAATCCCTAAAATGTTGAGAAAGTATTGTTCCCTGGATTCGTTTGCATTGTATGTGATTTATCGTCACATCAGGAAATTTACGGATTCAATTGAGAACGAAGATTTGATACTATTTTGATTAAAATGGTTAGGAAAACCTGTATGATTAATTTTGAATTTAATGACAACATAAATTGGTGAATATGCGACGATTGCAATCTTATTTATTAATTTTTATTTCCCTGTTTGTTTTTTCCAGTGCATGTACCGTTCAGCGAAGTCCGGTTACCGGAAAGAAACGTGCGTACGGATACTCATGGGAAGAGGAGAAACAAATTGGTGCCGACGCTGATAAACAAATTCAGCAGCAATATGGTATTTATGATGACGAAGGCCTCCGAAATTACGTAGATGATGTAGCTCAGGATGTACTTGCGAACAGTGATATGCGCGGAGATGATGTTGATGAGATGTACCGCACCACTGAATTTACGTTTCGTGTACTTGACAGCCCCGTAGTGAATGCTTTTGCACTTCCCGGCGGATATGTATATGTGACCCGAGGTTTACTTGCAAATCTTAGAAATGAAGCTCAATTGGCTGTGGTTCTGGGTCACGAAATTGGTCACGTTGCAGCTCGCCATGCATCCCAACGGGCTTTTGAACAGCAAATTGGTCAGCTTGCATTAATTGGCGGAGCTGTTGCAGGACAGGAATTATTAGGCGTTCCGGGAGAAAGTATTCTGAATTTGGGAGGTCAGGCTGCACAATTAATGTTCCTGAAATATAGCCGTGACGATGAAAGTGAATCTGATAAATTAGGTGTTGAATACGCCGCAAAGACAAAGTATGAAGCGGCTGAAGGTGCAGACTTTTTTACGACGCTGAAAAGGCTTTCGAATCAGTCCGGGCAAAGCATTCCAACCTGGGCATCTACTCACCCCGATCCGTCTCAGCGAGAGGAAAGAATTCCACAACTTGCAGAAGGCTGGCGCCAGCAGGGATACGAAATGAATATTGAGAACATGGATCGATTCATGGGCCAAATTGATGATATCGTTTATGGAAATAATCCTCGGCAAGGTTTTACTGAGGACGGTGTATTTTACCATCCCGATCTGGAATTTAAATTTCCCTATCCCGAAGACTGGCAATTGATCAACACTCCAACAGCAGTTCAGGTTGTGAATCCGGATCAGAATGCAATTATGATTTTTCAGATTGACGGCCAGAACAATAGCGCTCAGGCATCTGTACAGGAATTTTTGAACCAGGAAGGGGTGAATGCAGTGAATAGTTCCTCTGCTTCCAATCATGGTCTCAGCGGGTATGAAGCTGTTGCTACTGCTCAAACGCAAGAAGGCGCTGATGTGAGATTATATTTGTATAGCGTTGAATACGATGGGAATATCTACCGGTTTGTAACCTACACATTGGCCGATCAGTTCGATTCTTACGACGATATATTTATGCGAACATCCAATGGATTTGATGAGTTGAATGATTCAAGAATTCTCAATATCCAACCGGTTCGGCTGAATGTGTTCAGAGCAAATCGAACGGGTTCACTTCAATCCTTCCTTCCATCCAATCTCCCTATGGATATTACTCCGGAGGATGTGGCCATTGCCAATCAGGTTGAGCTTGATCAAACCATTCAGGAAGGGACATGGATTAAAATTCCTCAGCAATAGAAAACGGGTAATTTTTTAAAATGAAATGACGGATCTGCATTTGTAACCTGTCATTTATCTGTATTTCTGCTATTTTTGATGCTGGATTTTAATCGTATAAAAAGAATCACATGATAGAACGTTATTCCCGAAAGGAAATGTCTGATATCTGGTCGGAGCAGAACCAGTTTCAGGCATGGCTTGATGTTGAACTTGCTGCTTGTTGGGCATGGAGCCAGATGGATAAAATTCCAGCTGAAGATGTCGAAAAACTTTATGAAAATGCTTCCTTCGATATAGACCGAATCAAAGAAATTGAGAAAGAAACCCGGCACGATGTGGTTGCCTTTACCCGGGCTGTTTCTGAAACACTGGGAGACGAAAAAAAATGGGTGCACTACGGCTTAACATCCACGGATGTTGTAGATACCGCAAACGGTTATCGCCTCAAACAGGCGAACGAGCTGCTCAAAGAAGGTTTGAGTCGATTTTGTAACGCACTCGCTGAAAAAGCCAAAGAGCACAAACTGACGGTAATGATGGGCAGAACTCATGGAGTTCACGCTGAACCGACAACATTTGGGCTGAAGTGCGCGCTCTGGTATGCTGAAATGCAACGAAATGTGGATCGTTTTGAACGAGCCGCTAAAGATGTGGAATTTGGAAAGCTTTCCGGCGCTGTGGGCACCTTTGCACACATTCCGCCAAAAGTGGAAAACCTGACTTGTGAACGGCTTGGCATCCAGCCCGCTTCAATTTCCACCCAGACTTTGCAGCGGGATCGCCACGCATATTATATGGCCACGCTGGCGGTAATCGGATCCACTCTCGAAAAAATTGCTGTGGAGATTCGTCATTTACAGCGAACCGAACTTCGCGAAGCGGAGGAATTTTTCAGCAAAGGACAGAAAGGCTCTTCTGCCATGCCTCATAAACGCAATCCCATCAGTTCGGAAAATATTTCGGGATGTGCCCGGGTACTTCGCGGATATATGGTTTCATCGTACGAAAACATCCCGTTGTGGCATGAGAGAGATATTTCCCATTCTTCTGTGGAACGAATTATTCTGCCGGATGCCACCATTCTGCTTGATTACATGCTCAACCGTTTTTCCGGAGTGATTGAAAAATTGATGGTTTATCCGGAAAACATGAAGGAAAACATGCAGAAGACTCATGGATTGGTTTTTTCTCAACGGCTTTTATTGATGTTGATTGAAAAAGGCCTTTCAAGAGAAACTGCTTACGATACGGTTCAGCCTCTTGCCATGCAAGCGTGGGAAGAAAAACGACCATTCAGGGATCTCGTGGAATCGGATTCTACCATTCAGGAAAACCTGTCATCAGAAGAAATTGATGACGCTTTTGATGTGAGCTATCACACCAAACGGGTGGATGAAATTTTTGAGCGGGCAGGTTTGAGATAGATAAATCTTGAGAATATCATCCTGGGTCACACTCAGGATGATTTTACATGGGTTTTTACCCTAATAATCAGGCCTGTTTCTCTTTTATGGATTTGATCTTGTCGCCGCTCTCTTTTCTGCGTTGGCACGCTTCCCGGTCATTACACCGTCCAAAAAGGTGCAAAGAATGCCCTTCTACTTCGAAGTCATGGATTTTCTCCATCAGGTTTTGAATTTCAAGAATTCGCGGATCGCAGAATTCAATCACTACACCACACTCTTTGCAAATCATGTGGTCGTGTTGCTGGTATGCATATGACCGCTCGTAATAGTACTGGTTCTTTCCAAACTGCTGACGTTGAACAAGTCCGCATTCAATCAGAAGGTCAAGCGTGTTGTAAACAGTTGCGCGAGAGACTCTTGTGCCTGCTTTCTTCATGTTGAAAAAAATATCGTCCGCGTCAAAATGTCCGTCTGACCGGTAAATTTCTTCCAAAACCATGAACCGCTCCGGAGTCTGGCGTTGATTTCTCTCTTTGAGATAGGTTCTGAAAATCTGTTTTACTAATTGTATAATCTCTTCAGGTGCCTGATGTGCCATGGTAAACGTTTTTAAATGTGAAAACTGTTGATATTCAAAACGAATTGATTGAAATGTTCTTGCAGAATATATTGCTAAAGATTTTACAGAAGTATACTAAAAAAGCTCGAACATTTTATCTTATTGAAATCTACCATTAAACGAATTGGAAAATTATGCCTACAGTCGTTGCTTTTGAAACTCTGACGGATCTTTATCAAAATCTTACCAAAAAATACGAAAATTCTGATAAAACAGCTTTCGCTTATAAGCCGTCTCCGAATAAAGCGTACAAGACGGTTACATGGGATACTGTTAAACAAGATGTGACAGCGGTGGCCTCTTATCTTCTGGAACAGGAAGTGCAAAAAGATGACCGGATTGCCATCTTGAGCGAAAACAGATATGAATGGATGGTGGTAGATTTGGCTATCCAGATGGTAGGCGCTATAAATGTATCTCTCTACACAACTCTTCCTCCGAATCAATGCGAGTATATTCTGAAAGATTCCGAAGCCAGAATCTTTTTTGTATCGACCGGAATTCAATTAAAAAAAGCAGTCAAGGTTTTTGATAACTGCCCGGATTTGGAGTCCATTATTGCCTTCGACCAGCCAAAAGTAAAAAAGTATATGAAGGGTGATGAAGTAAAGTTGTTTGACACCATCTGTGCGGCCGGAATGAAAGCTGAGCAAAAAGTAGCCGGCGAGTTAAAAAAACGTTCAAAAAGCGTGACTACTGAGGATGTGGCTACACTCATTTACACATCCGGAACAACAGGACAGCCCAAAGGAGCCATGCTTACGCATCGGAATATAGTTAGTAATGTAAAGGCTGCTCATGATGCAATTGACATTTCAGAAGAAGATCGGTGCCTGTCTTTCTTACCGCTTTGCCATTCGTTTGAGAGAACCGCCGGGTATTATGCAATGATTGCCGGCGGGGCAGAGATTTATTATGCAGAGAGTGTTGATACGGTTGCCAGGAATATGACGGAAGTTCATCCTACAATCGTGATAAGTGTACCGCGCTTGTTCGAGAAAATTTACAACCTTGTGAATAAGAGTGTGAAGGAAGGCAGTGCCGTTCAGCAGTATATTTTTTCCTGGGCTTTGGAAGTTGGAGAACGATATTGGAATGGACACAGGGGACTGACAGCTCTGCAAAAAACGATCGCAGATCGACTTGTCTTCAACAAACTGAAAGAGCGAACCGGTGGACGAATTCGTTTCTTCGTATCGGGCGGAGCAGCCTTACCCCCGGAGATTGGCATTTTCTTTATGGCGGCCGGACTAAATATTATTGAGGGATATGGGCTGACCGAAACGTCTCCGGTGATGTGTTGTAATCCCTATGGCGGTGAGATTATCGGTACGGTAGGACAAGTGCTGAATGGAATAACGGTGGGGATTCAAAGCCTGGAAGATAATAGAATACTGGCCCAGGTAAGTGGTGAGGATTATCCGACAAATGTAACTTCTGAAGCCGGAGAAATTTTAAATCGCGGGCCAAATACCATGAAGGGTTATTGGAAGAACGAAGAAGCGACCCGCGAAATGATTGATGAAGATGGATGGCTGCATACCGGTGATGTCGGGAAGTTTGTGAATGGACGGTTGAAGATTACCGACAGAATCAAGCATATGATTGTAAATGCCGGAGGCAAAAATATCTATCCGGGCCCGATAGAGGATATGTTCAAAACCAGTCCTTGGATTGACCAATTGGTTGTGATTGGCGAGAAAAAAACCTTTATGGCAGCTATCATTGTTCCGGATTTTGAAGCTCTTGAAAAATACGCCAAACAAGAAAATATTGAGTATTCAAACATTGAAGAGCTTCTCCAAAAAGAGTCGATACAAAATATTTACAGCAAAGAAATTCGTGAATTCTCAAAAGAGCTTGCTTCCCACGAAAAAATCAGGGATTTCAGGTTGGTTGCCAATGAGTTTACAGTTGAAACCGGAGAACTGACACCAACACTGAAAGTGAAACGGCGAATTATTGAAGAAAAATATGCGTACCTGATCAATGATATTTTTGAGAATGACCAGGATTGATGCGGCACATTTAATTTTTTCTTATTGAGCTTTTCTCGCGGCAATAAATGATTTGATTCCGGCAATCAAAAAGATAATGCATAGAACAGCCATGATAGACTGACTGACAGCAGCGCTCATGCGTTCCGGCATAGTTCCTGAAATGGCACCAATCAGCGCGATAAGTCCGCTGAAAGAA
It encodes:
- a CDS encoding DUF2779 domain-containing protein, which encodes MAGKDTILINDDLFQQTISCPLKFTHITKSQKARRQSGMLFRQRNKLHIRDAIAHQFENCRYTSSPTQQAHEETANWLKQDSVAICGAVVNKGNLLTRIPILIKENNHLTIIQVHGKLRKRSEGDEISPTINKRSILRYLLKAAYRMEVLKRVFPESDVKVDFYFPNKHFKSSLDHLHLFLSEEFENDDDIRYEFKELFSKVKATDAVVKINEKIPESIAHQSFADLSVAKAIEQMMNLNQDQSEKTEINRHTGCKYCEFRLPEMEKKDGCWNKFFFTKELHHPEKHVFELIGHGNSSETDHGTFYQEEAELSRGFTSFEDTQKYGGSNITILQRRNLQILQARDESVPSLWMKPGVKSLEKLEYPLHFLDFEAATYAIPLRGENRPYTPIFFQFSCHTLKENGTLVHTEWLDQQEEETYPHVEFVNQLGKIPDIFEGTIMQYSPFEKQGVNRLIGDLKREPNQFQTQIEILEKIRKSEFPGYENRFFDISRIISDFYFNKFFNDGLGLKQVLSSILLWEKTFGNMDLPQIRIDDSVIDMKASFSNGGIPDPYKQIQNSDFLIADGAAAMNAWLSFKNGLLSGEEELQIPKMLRKYCSLDSFALYVIYRHIRKFTDSIENEDLILF
- the murB gene encoding UDP-N-acetylmuramate dehydrogenase; translated protein: MIKKNSLKICSDVDLSSYNTLGVSAVASVFVEITSRDDLLVLADQDFFKHHQPFILGGGSNVLFLDDPSKAIIKMSVKGKDIVDEDAQYVKAQIGAGENWHEFVSWVVENNFGGVENLALIPGTVGAAPIQNIGAYGVELEQVFDSLELFDMQTGTFKTFYKKDCDFGYRDSIFKNELRGQVIVTNVTLRLSKLNHIIHDSYGSLQSYLQEKSIQNPGIKDVYQAVIDIRRSKLPDPKDIGNAGSFFKNPVVSKEIFEDLQSRFEDMPFYEVSENEIKIPAGWLIEKTGWRGKQIGHVGTYQNQALVIVNHGNASGSDIFHFSKQVQKSVKETFGIELVPEVNIVE
- a CDS encoding Fur family transcriptional regulator, translated to MAHQAPEEIIQLVKQIFRTYLKERNQRQTPERFMVLEEIYRSDGHFDADDIFFNMKKAGTRVSRATVYNTLDLLIECGLVQRQQFGKNQYYYERSYAYQQHDHMICKECGVVIEFCDPRILEIQNLMEKIHDFEVEGHSLHLFGRCNDREACQRRKESGDKIKSIKEKQA
- a CDS encoding AMP-dependent synthetase/ligase codes for the protein MPTVVAFETLTDLYQNLTKKYENSDKTAFAYKPSPNKAYKTVTWDTVKQDVTAVASYLLEQEVQKDDRIAILSENRYEWMVVDLAIQMVGAINVSLYTTLPPNQCEYILKDSEARIFFVSTGIQLKKAVKVFDNCPDLESIIAFDQPKVKKYMKGDEVKLFDTICAAGMKAEQKVAGELKKRSKSVTTEDVATLIYTSGTTGQPKGAMLTHRNIVSNVKAAHDAIDISEEDRCLSFLPLCHSFERTAGYYAMIAGGAEIYYAESVDTVARNMTEVHPTIVISVPRLFEKIYNLVNKSVKEGSAVQQYIFSWALEVGERYWNGHRGLTALQKTIADRLVFNKLKERTGGRIRFFVSGGAALPPEIGIFFMAAGLNIIEGYGLTETSPVMCCNPYGGEIIGTVGQVLNGITVGIQSLEDNRILAQVSGEDYPTNVTSEAGEILNRGPNTMKGYWKNEEATREMIDEDGWLHTGDVGKFVNGRLKITDRIKHMIVNAGGKNIYPGPIEDMFKTSPWIDQLVVIGEKKTFMAAIIVPDFEALEKYAKQENIEYSNIEELLQKESIQNIYSKEIREFSKELASHEKIRDFRLVANEFTVETGELTPTLKVKRRIIEEKYAYLINDIFENDQD
- the purB gene encoding adenylosuccinate lyase; protein product: MIERYSRKEMSDIWSEQNQFQAWLDVELAACWAWSQMDKIPAEDVEKLYENASFDIDRIKEIEKETRHDVVAFTRAVSETLGDEKKWVHYGLTSTDVVDTANGYRLKQANELLKEGLSRFCNALAEKAKEHKLTVMMGRTHGVHAEPTTFGLKCALWYAEMQRNVDRFERAAKDVEFGKLSGAVGTFAHIPPKVENLTCERLGIQPASISTQTLQRDRHAYYMATLAVIGSTLEKIAVEIRHLQRTELREAEEFFSKGQKGSSAMPHKRNPISSENISGCARVLRGYMVSSYENIPLWHERDISHSSVERIILPDATILLDYMLNRFSGVIEKLMVYPENMKENMQKTHGLVFSQRLLLMLIEKGLSRETAYDTVQPLAMQAWEEKRPFRDLVESDSTIQENLSSEEIDDAFDVSYHTKRVDEIFERAGLR
- a CDS encoding M48 family metalloprotease, which translates into the protein MRRLQSYLLIFISLFVFSSACTVQRSPVTGKKRAYGYSWEEEKQIGADADKQIQQQYGIYDDEGLRNYVDDVAQDVLANSDMRGDDVDEMYRTTEFTFRVLDSPVVNAFALPGGYVYVTRGLLANLRNEAQLAVVLGHEIGHVAARHASQRAFEQQIGQLALIGGAVAGQELLGVPGESILNLGGQAAQLMFLKYSRDDESESDKLGVEYAAKTKYEAAEGADFFTTLKRLSNQSGQSIPTWASTHPDPSQREERIPQLAEGWRQQGYEMNIENMDRFMGQIDDIVYGNNPRQGFTEDGVFYHPDLEFKFPYPEDWQLINTPTAVQVVNPDQNAIMIFQIDGQNNSAQASVQEFLNQEGVNAVNSSSASNHGLSGYEAVATAQTQEGADVRLYLYSVEYDGNIYRFVTYTLADQFDSYDDIFMRTSNGFDELNDSRILNIQPVRLNVFRANRTGSLQSFLPSNLPMDITPEDVAIANQVELDQTIQEGTWIKIPQQ